The genomic region TTCCCAGAAAAGGATTTGCAGAGATTTGCTTCAGTTTGCTCTTTGCAAGCGATTTGATCTGCCCATCCATTCTCTCTACTTCTTTGAGAGCCTCAGGATGAAATCGTGTTTTCCAACTGCTCATATGTCGTCAATATCTACTTCCAGATACTCTTCTTTCGGAACTACTGCTCTTTCTTTTAGGATCTCCGCTATCTGCGAATTTTCAAAGAGCTCTTCCACTTCGATTAGTTTCTTATACGTCTCAATATTCATAACGGCATACTTTATCTCGCTATTCTTGATTACCAAGAGCGTATCGCCACTGCTTTCTAGCTGCCTGAAATACTTACCTGGACTTCTAGACAAGTCTGTCATGCTGACTGTGTTGGTTTTTGATGTGTAATGCATGATTTAGCACCTCCTTTATCTTGGTACTTTGCTACGTATTATTATACAAATTATTATACAAAGTAGGATGCGAAACGACAACTCTTGTTTCTTACCGATAATTCTTTCTCAAAGCAAACCGATTCAATCAACATTTCAAATTTAACTCCCTTGTCTTGAAGTTCCGATCGATCAGCTTCTCAAAGATAATCGATATCTATGTCAACTGATAATCTGGGAATTCACAGGAAGAAAAGATTTATCGCGGTTCCGCCTTTGAGAGCAAATCTACTGGGTAGATATTCATTTCTTGATGCCCTATCTAGAAACGAGAGAAGTATTGAAACCTTCTGGAGGATTTCCTGCCGGTAACCGGTTTGACCTGACAGTCCAAAGAGCGTCTCTCTAGATAATCTCATCGTTCCTCCCAATCTTCATCCCATAAATATTTCGGCACGACAAGATTCCATTCGCCGGCAAATTTCGATTCTTCATCGCTTCTTCGAGCCATGTAGTGTGGCGAAGCAGGAATCATTTTTTTCAGCTCATCCAAGAAACCACTATGGATGTTAATGATTCCGATGTTTGAGTGAAAAAGTAGCCAACTTTGGCTGCTGTTGTTGCGTTGTCTTGAATCATGAGATATTCAAGCACTTTGTCGGTATCCAGACATTCCACCATTTTTAGGGACGTCAAACCTCCCAAAATCAGACAAGCTTTGAAGCGCCGCTATGAAACAAGTGAAAAGCAGGAGAAGAAGCTCTAAAGGACTTTGGTTCAACACCTTCAGGTTCAGTGTAGTTGACTAGCGACCTCAACACAGGTTGACTACTGCACTTTTCGGTAATCTTTTGTATACTATTACTGAAGGAGTTGCTTTATGGACAATGATCTCCAGAGACTGAAAAGCCGAATAGCTGGACTTGAAGAGGCCAATGAACGTTTGAGAAAAAACTCGGGAAACCAGAGAACTGGCAATTACACGGTCTCACATTATTCATCGCCCGATGAGAAGATAGCACTTTTCAGATCTCTCTTCTTCGGCAGGCAGGATGTTTACGCGCTTAGATGGGAAGGAGCGAACGGATCTTACGGGTACCAGCCAGTTTGCAAGAACATTTGGAAGAAGGGTATTTGCAGGAAACCTCAGATCAAGTGCTCTCAGTGCGAGTCGAGAGAGTTCGCACCACTTACAGATCGGGTAATCTATAATCATCTTTCAGGGGAGATTTCAGTGGGTGTCTATCCTCTTCTTGAGGACGAATCCTGCAGATTTTTCGCCGCCGATCTAGATGGGGACGGATGGGAAGAGGATGCGAAAGCTTTCTCAAATGTTTCCTCCTCACTTTCGATTCCGTTGTATGTGGAGAGATCAAGATCTGGCAATGGTTGTCATCTTTGGTTATTCTTCAAAGACGCAATTAAGGCCTCTATAGTTCGGAAGCTCGGTTTCGAATTGCTCAATCGGGTTCTTGAGAGCCGGCCAAGATTGGGCTTAGGATCATATGACAGGTTTTTTCCTAATCAAGATGTGCTTCCAAAGGGCGGGCTTGGGAATCTGATAGCTCTTCCCTTGCAGGGAACTTCAAGGAAAAATGGAAATACGGTATTTCTAAACGACAATTTTGCGCCGCACGCAGACCAATGGGCCCATCTCTCATCGATTGAGAGGATTGATTCCTCGAAGATTGTGGATGTTTTGCGCGAACTGGAGAAGAGCTATACAGAAAAAGCGACAAACCAAGTGAGATTAACTAAAGAAATCTTCCCTGAAGAAGTAACGCTGAAAATAGACAGTATGATAAGTATTGAGAAGGGTTCACTTCCCTCCTCAATAATGAATGAGATTCTTAAGTTAGCATCTTTCGATAATCCTGAGTTTTTCAGAGCGCAGGCAATGAGGCTGCCAACATACAACAAGCCAAGACGGATTAACTGTGCAGATGAAGACGAAAACCGCTTCCTGTTGCCCAGAGGTTGCCTGTATGATTTGCTTGATCTTCTAGAAAAGAATGGAGTGCGCGTTAATCTGATCGACAATCGATCCAAGGGAAGTTGTATAGAGTTCACTTTTCACGGTAAATTGACACAGGATCAGGATAGAGCCGCCAGCGAGATGCTCGCCCACGAGTTCGGAATTCTTTGCGCTCCTACTGGTACCGGAAAGACAGTAATTGCTCTAAAGCTAATTGCACAAAGAAAGCGCGGCACACTTATTCTAGTTCATCGAAGAGAGCTCTTACGACAATGGCAGGAAAGCGCTTGCGAGTTTCTTCAGATCCCACCCGAGGAGATAGGACAAATAGGTCTTGGAAAGAAAACCGCAAAAGGTGTCCTGGATATAGCTCTCATACAGACTCTTGCGCGTAACGAACAAACTCTCAAGAGCCTTCCCGATTATGGTCAAGTAATAGTTGATGAATGCCAGCATATACCGGCTTTCACAGTAGAAAGAGTTGTCAAGAGTATTTCCGCTAAGTTCATAACAGGTCTTACTGCCTCACCAAAGAGAAGAGATGGCCACGAAAGAATTTTGTTCATGCAGTGCGGTCCTATAAGACACAAGATGTCTAGAAAGGGAAGGTTCTTCTTTGAACGAACGTATGTGAGCAGACAGACCGGTCTGGTGACAGAAGTAGATTCCAAACCCAAGGAAATTTACAAAGCAATAGAGACCGATGAAGATAGAAATGCCTTGATCTGTGAAGACATCAGGAGGGCTATTGAAGCAGGAAGATACTGCCTTGTCTTCTCCGAAAGGGTTAAACACATTGAGATTCTTTACGAGATGCTAAGCGATCTGAAGAAAAAGATCTTCTTGTTGCACGGCAAACAGCCCAGGAAGATACAAGACGAGTCTCTGGATCGATTCAAGACCGAGATGAACGGTGCAGCGTTGCTATCTACAGGAAGATACCTCGGTGAAGGATTCGATGATCCCAGGCTTGACACTCTCTTTCTCACGTTTCCGATTTCCTGGAAGGGAGTTCTTCAGCAATATGCTGGAAGACTACACAGGGAGAGCTTCGGAAAACATGAAGTCAGAATTTACGATTACGTCGACGAGAATGTGCCCATGTTGAAGAAAATGTTTGAAAACCGCAAGAAGGGATACAGGGCGCTAGGATATAGGCGAGTGATGCGCTGAGAAGCACCGTTGTTCGTCAACGGTCCGCCGTCCTCCGAAAAAAACGCAAAGATCGGTTTATAAGGGGCGGGTTAGCAAGAACGGGTTATCAAAACCGGGTTATAAAAGCTCGAAAAAAGGGATTGATTTGCGCCGAGGGCCATCCGCAGAAGTGATGCTGCTTCGCAGGAAGTCTCTCAGGTCAACCGTCAACGGTTCTCCGTCCTCTGAAAAGAGAGAGAGTTAAGGACACGAGATTAGGAGAGAGCGCGAGAAGGACGAGAAGAAAGAGATCCCGTACAGGAGCGCTACGGGATGACAATCTTAGGTGATTCTGTAGGGGCGAACGGCTGTTCGCCCGAAGAAAAAGAAGCCATCTCACAGGCGCAAGGAAGAAGCCAAAAAGTAGCCAGTCACCTTCGGTGGCCAGGCAGACTTCGCCTGGCCAGTCTCGCCTTCGGCGAGGCCAGTTCCGACTGCGTCGGGCTAAAAGCCACTGGCCGCTTGCTACAAGACGCTGTACGCTGGAAAGAACACCCCAGCAAGTGATGCTGCCTCCGGCAGGAAGTGAGGCTCGCTACGCGAGGAAGTGATGCGCTGAGAAGCACCG from Mesotoga sp. UBA6090 harbors:
- a CDS encoding type II toxin-antitoxin system Phd/YefM family antitoxin; translation: MHYTSKTNTVSMTDLSRSPGKYFRQLESSGDTLLVIKNSEIKYAVMNIETYKKLIEVEELFENSQIAEILKERAVVPKEEYLEVDIDDI
- a CDS encoding TOTE conflict system archaeo-eukaryotic primase domain-containing protein, whose protein sequence is MDNDLQRLKSRIAGLEEANERLRKNSGNQRTGNYTVSHYSSPDEKIALFRSLFFGRQDVYALRWEGANGSYGYQPVCKNIWKKGICRKPQIKCSQCESREFAPLTDRVIYNHLSGEISVGVYPLLEDESCRFFAADLDGDGWEEDAKAFSNVSSSLSIPLYVERSRSGNGCHLWLFFKDAIKASIVRKLGFELLNRVLESRPRLGLGSYDRFFPNQDVLPKGGLGNLIALPLQGTSRKNGNTVFLNDNFAPHADQWAHLSSIERIDSSKIVDVLRELEKSYTEKATNQVRLTKEIFPEEVTLKIDSMISIEKGSLPSSIMNEILKLASFDNPEFFRAQAMRLPTYNKPRRINCADEDENRFLLPRGCLYDLLDLLEKNGVRVNLIDNRSKGSCIEFTFHGKLTQDQDRAASEMLAHEFGILCAPTGTGKTVIALKLIAQRKRGTLILVHRRELLRQWQESACEFLQIPPEEIGQIGLGKKTAKGVLDIALIQTLARNEQTLKSLPDYGQVIVDECQHIPAFTVERVVKSISAKFITGLTASPKRRDGHERILFMQCGPIRHKMSRKGRFFFERTYVSRQTGLVTEVDSKPKEIYKAIETDEDRNALICEDIRRAIEAGRYCLVFSERVKHIEILYEMLSDLKKKIFLLHGKQPRKIQDESLDRFKTEMNGAALLSTGRYLGEGFDDPRLDTLFLTFPISWKGVLQQYAGRLHRESFGKHEVRIYDYVDENVPMLKKMFENRKKGYRALGYRRVMR